A portion of the Armatimonadota bacterium genome contains these proteins:
- a CDS encoding copper amine oxidase N-terminal domain-containing protein, which yields MPHRAVVVILTLLLLGGSLSAPTGAQDAPIRVFVDGGRVRFDQPPVVRGGRVLVPLRGVFERLGASVDWEAATQTVLAVRGGTVVELQIGSRQARVNDRVVLLDVPARIIGARTLVPLRFVSEALGATVQWQEATRTVLIYTGAAAPPPGPAPAPAPAPTAAAMVSGTVVQLRTGDNPVILVDQGTTLVRVAVTPDTAITRVNVATNTGGSVSLNQLRLGDHVEVTLGPRNQALRVRATFRTVVGRLDAVAGGGRTLLLRDGQAYWVADEHLEVLINGREGTVAALRPGMVVTLRLNPQTNLVYGITAETVVGEEPPARPARPVITQPEAGAAISSPVEVRGRAPGAARVVVTLDALLGVRLATGEAQVGPNGGFVVRLTYQPLFAGWPYVITVTAVTPAGIESDAATVQVRQR from the coding sequence ATGCCACATCGCGCCGTTGTCGTGATCCTGACCCTCCTCCTGCTCGGGGGGAGCCTCAGCGCCCCGACCGGCGCGCAGGATGCCCCGATCCGGGTCTTCGTCGACGGGGGGCGCGTCCGGTTCGACCAGCCTCCGGTGGTGCGTGGGGGGCGGGTCCTGGTCCCGCTACGCGGGGTCTTCGAGCGCCTGGGCGCCAGCGTCGACTGGGAGGCCGCCACCCAGACGGTCCTGGCGGTGCGCGGCGGCACCGTGGTGGAGCTGCAGATCGGCAGCCGCCAGGCCCGGGTGAACGACCGGGTCGTCCTGCTGGACGTCCCCGCCCGCATCATCGGGGCGCGCACCCTCGTCCCCCTGCGCTTCGTCAGCGAGGCGCTCGGCGCCACGGTGCAGTGGCAGGAGGCCACCCGCACGGTGCTGATCTACACCGGCGCGGCCGCCCCGCCTCCCGGACCGGCGCCCGCCCCCGCCCCCGCGCCCACCGCGGCCGCCATGGTGAGCGGCACGGTGGTCCAGCTCCGCACCGGGGACAACCCCGTGATCCTGGTGGACCAGGGGACGACCCTGGTGCGGGTGGCGGTCACCCCGGACACGGCCATCACCCGGGTGAACGTCGCCACCAACACCGGCGGCTCGGTGAGCCTGAACCAGCTCCGCCTGGGCGACCACGTCGAGGTGACGCTGGGGCCGCGGAACCAGGCCCTCCGCGTGCGGGCGACGTTCCGCACCGTGGTGGGGCGCCTCGACGCCGTGGCGGGCGGTGGCCGCACGCTGCTGCTGCGCGACGGCCAGGCCTACTGGGTGGCCGACGAGCACCTGGAGGTGCTGATCAACGGCCGCGAGGGGACGGTGGCCGCCCTGCGCCCCGGCATGGTGGTGACGTTGCGCCTCAACCCGCAGACCAACCTGGTCTACGGCATCACCGCCGAGACGGTGGTGGGCGAGGAGCCGCCCGCCCGGCCGGCGCGGCCGGTGATCACGCAGCCGGAGGCGGGGGCCGCGATTAGCAGCCCGGTGGAGGTGCGCGGGCGGGCGCCCGGCGCCGCCCGCGTGGTCGTCACCCTGGACGCCCTGCTGGGCGTCCGGCTGGCCACCGGCGAGGCCCAGGTCGGCCCGAACGGCGGGTTCGTCGTGCGGCTGACCTATCAGCCCCTCTTCGCCGGGTGGCCGTACGTGATCACCGTCACCGCCGTCACCCCGGCCGGGATCGAGTCGGACGCCGCCACGGTCCAGGTCCGCCAGCGCTAA
- the nusA gene encoding transcription termination factor NusA — translation MNGELLRALEALEEEKGIGRDVMFEAVEAALLSAYKKNFSGAAAQNVRIEVDRQTGDMHVYQVRTVVEQVTDPTTEIALAEVQQYDPTAQVGDMVELEVTPKDFGRIAAQTFRQVVLQRLREAERELVYKEFRDREGDIVTGVVHRIERKNVYLDLGRIEAVLPPPEQIPRESYRQGERVKAYVVEVRQGTRGPQIVVSRTHPGLLKRLFELEVPEIYEGIVEIKAIAREAGARSKIAVASRDKNVDAVGACVGPKGSRVQAIVDELRGEKIDIIPWHPEASAFVAAALSPAKVVRVDVTEETKTALVIVPDHQLSLAIGREGQNARLAAKLTGWRIDIKSETQLKEIEAAKIFADLPPEEPQPAPAGAPGQAPAGGTAPSAQVPAGEEGAGVAPGDGEARPRAEEAVPQAVGRPEGAD, via the coding sequence ATGAACGGTGAGCTGTTGCGCGCGCTGGAGGCGCTGGAAGAGGAAAAGGGCATCGGCCGCGACGTGATGTTCGAGGCGGTGGAGGCGGCCCTGCTCTCCGCGTACAAGAAGAACTTCAGCGGGGCGGCGGCCCAGAACGTCCGGATCGAAGTGGACCGGCAGACGGGCGACATGCACGTCTACCAGGTGCGCACCGTCGTCGAGCAGGTCACCGACCCCACGACCGAGATCGCCTTGGCCGAGGTGCAGCAGTACGACCCCACGGCACAGGTGGGCGACATGGTCGAGCTGGAGGTCACGCCGAAGGACTTCGGCCGCATCGCCGCCCAGACGTTCCGGCAGGTCGTCCTGCAGCGCCTGCGCGAGGCGGAGCGGGAGCTGGTCTACAAGGAGTTCCGCGACCGCGAGGGGGACATCGTCACCGGCGTCGTCCACCGCATCGAGCGCAAGAACGTCTACCTGGACCTGGGCCGCATCGAGGCGGTGCTGCCCCCGCCCGAGCAGATCCCGCGGGAGTCCTACCGGCAGGGGGAGCGGGTGAAGGCCTACGTCGTCGAGGTGCGCCAGGGGACGCGCGGGCCGCAGATCGTCGTCTCCCGCACCCACCCAGGGCTGCTGAAGCGCCTCTTCGAGCTCGAGGTGCCGGAGATCTACGAGGGGATCGTGGAGATCAAGGCCATCGCCCGGGAGGCGGGGGCCCGCAGCAAGATCGCCGTGGCCTCGCGGGACAAGAACGTCGACGCGGTCGGCGCCTGTGTGGGGCCCAAGGGCTCCCGGGTGCAGGCCATCGTCGACGAGCTGCGCGGGGAGAAGATCGACATCATCCCCTGGCACCCCGAGGCCTCCGCGTTCGTGGCCGCCGCGCTCAGCCCGGCCAAGGTCGTGCGGGTGGACGTGACCGAGGAGACGAAGACGGCGCTGGTCATCGTCCCGGACCACCAGCTCTCCCTGGCCATCGGCCGGGAGGGGCAGAACGCCCGCCTGGCCGCCAAGCTCACCGGGTGGCGGATCGACATCAAGAGCGAGACGCAGCTGAAGGAGATCGAGGCGGCCAAGATCTTCGCCGACCTGCCGCCGGAGGAGCCGCAGCCGGCCCCCGCCGGGGCGCCGGGCCAGGCCCCGGCGGGCGGGACGGCACCGTCCGCGCAGGTCCCGGCGGGTGAGGAGGGCGCGGGCGTGGCGCCGGGGGACGGCGAGGCGCGCCCGCGGGCGGAGGAGGCGGTGCCCCAGGCGGTAGGGCGGCCGGAGGGCGCCGACTAG
- the infB gene encoding translation initiation factor IF-2 codes for MRVYELAKDLGIGTKELMELLGRMKVSVKSHSSSLDEATVRRVREHVAAHGTRMPETPPPPARPAVTTPAGERILSIRKITPPPPPAPEPPAREGRPAEAPAAASPPAPPAVPSVEPAPREAPREVPAERPAARAPAAPAAPAPAAPAAQAPPAAPAPPKVPAPGRAEPIRITPVKPPPREAAREVLTPEEVARELFGPAPPAPPEVPPKPPEVPVPPRPEAPRRPERRLPPPPPPPRRFHAERRGRRPEPRVAEPVEAAAPVAPSEVELTGPIGVGELAARLHLPVADVVRRLLELGVLAGVNQQLPMDVAARVVESFGSTVVRPREAAEAPAVAPRPRPAAADPEAVPRAPVVTVMGHVDHGKTTLLDAIRATHVAEQEVGGITQHIGASTADVDGRRVVFIDTPGHEAFTALRARGAQVTDIAVLVVAADDGVMPQTVEAINHARAAGVPIIVAINKVDLPQANPDRVKQQLAELGLVPEEWGGDTVMVPVSARQRTGLRELLEMILLVADLHDLRANPRKPARGTVLEARLDRGRGPVATVLVQEGTLRVGDAIVAGEVAGRVRALLDERGQRVGEAGPSMAVEVLGLEAVPTAGDLLEVVRDERLAKALAEERRERRRAAETAARPGVVEELTAEGRRELRLILKADVHGSVEALQGALARLEVPDVRLTILHTGVGAITESDVMLAAASRAVVVGFNVRPDPAVRKLAEQEQVEIRLYRIIYEALEDIEQLLRGLMAPKVEEVVLGRAEVRATFAIPRVGTVAGCYVATGRMVRGAQVRLLRDGAVVYEGRIASLRRFKEDVREVPEGFECGIGLERFQDVKVGDVIEAYEVREVPAA; via the coding sequence GTGCGGGTCTACGAACTGGCGAAGGACCTGGGGATCGGCACCAAGGAGCTGATGGAGCTGCTCGGACGGATGAAGGTCTCCGTCAAGAGCCACTCCTCCTCCCTCGACGAGGCCACGGTGCGGCGGGTGCGCGAGCACGTCGCCGCCCACGGCACACGCATGCCCGAGACCCCTCCCCCGCCAGCGCGGCCGGCCGTGACCACGCCGGCGGGGGAGCGCATCCTCTCCATCCGCAAGATCACGCCGCCCCCGCCGCCAGCGCCCGAGCCGCCCGCGCGTGAGGGGCGCCCCGCCGAGGCGCCGGCAGCCGCCTCCCCGCCGGCGCCGCCGGCGGTGCCGTCCGTCGAGCCCGCACCGCGCGAGGCGCCCAGAGAGGTGCCCGCCGAGCGGCCCGCCGCCCGCGCACCGGCCGCGCCCGCGGCGCCGGCACCGGCGGCACCGGCCGCCCAGGCGCCGCCTGCGGCGCCCGCACCGCCCAAGGTCCCCGCACCCGGACGGGCCGAGCCCATCCGCATCACGCCGGTGAAGCCGCCCCCGCGCGAAGCCGCTCGAGAGGTCCTCACGCCCGAGGAGGTGGCCCGCGAGCTCTTCGGCCCGGCGCCGCCCGCCCCGCCTGAGGTCCCCCCGAAGCCCCCCGAGGTCCCCGTCCCGCCGCGGCCCGAGGCGCCGCGACGGCCGGAGCGCCGCCTGCCCCCGCCGCCCCCGCCGCCGCGCCGGTTCCACGCGGAGCGCCGCGGCCGGCGGCCGGAGCCCCGGGTGGCCGAGCCGGTGGAGGCGGCTGCGCCGGTGGCGCCCAGTGAGGTCGAGCTCACCGGCCCCATCGGCGTGGGGGAGCTGGCGGCGCGCCTGCACCTCCCGGTGGCGGACGTGGTGCGGCGGCTGCTGGAGCTGGGGGTGCTGGCCGGGGTGAACCAGCAGCTGCCTATGGATGTGGCCGCCCGCGTGGTCGAGTCGTTCGGCAGCACGGTGGTGAGGCCGCGCGAGGCGGCGGAGGCGCCGGCGGTGGCGCCGCGCCCGCGCCCGGCGGCGGCCGACCCCGAGGCGGTGCCGCGCGCGCCGGTCGTCACCGTCATGGGCCACGTCGACCACGGCAAGACCACCCTGCTCGACGCCATCCGCGCCACCCACGTGGCGGAGCAGGAGGTCGGCGGGATCACCCAGCACATCGGCGCCTCCACGGCGGACGTGGACGGGCGGCGCGTCGTCTTCATCGACACACCCGGCCACGAGGCCTTCACGGCGCTGCGCGCCCGGGGCGCGCAGGTCACCGACATCGCCGTGCTGGTCGTGGCCGCCGACGACGGGGTGATGCCGCAGACGGTCGAAGCGATCAACCACGCCCGGGCGGCGGGCGTGCCGATCATCGTGGCCATCAACAAGGTGGACCTGCCCCAGGCCAACCCCGACCGGGTGAAGCAGCAGCTGGCCGAGCTCGGGCTGGTGCCGGAGGAGTGGGGCGGCGACACCGTCATGGTGCCGGTCTCCGCCCGGCAGCGCACCGGCCTGCGGGAGCTGCTGGAGATGATCCTGCTGGTGGCCGACCTCCACGACCTCCGGGCCAACCCGCGCAAGCCGGCCCGCGGGACGGTCCTGGAGGCGCGGCTCGACCGCGGCCGCGGGCCGGTGGCCACCGTGCTGGTCCAGGAGGGGACGCTGCGCGTGGGCGACGCCATCGTCGCCGGGGAGGTGGCGGGGCGGGTCCGGGCGCTGCTGGACGAGCGCGGGCAGCGCGTGGGCGAGGCGGGTCCCTCCATGGCCGTGGAGGTGCTGGGGCTGGAGGCGGTGCCCACCGCCGGCGACCTGCTGGAGGTGGTGCGCGACGAGCGCCTGGCCAAGGCGCTGGCCGAGGAGCGTCGCGAGCGGCGGCGGGCCGCGGAGACCGCGGCACGCCCCGGCGTGGTGGAGGAGCTTACCGCCGAGGGGCGCCGGGAGCTGCGGCTGATCCTGAAGGCCGACGTCCACGGCTCGGTGGAGGCCCTGCAGGGCGCCCTGGCGCGGCTGGAGGTCCCGGACGTGCGCCTGACCATCCTGCACACCGGCGTGGGGGCCATCACCGAGTCGGACGTCATGCTGGCGGCGGCCAGCCGGGCGGTGGTCGTCGGCTTCAACGTCCGGCCCGACCCGGCGGTGCGCAAGCTGGCCGAGCAGGAGCAGGTGGAGATCCGCCTCTACCGGATCATCTACGAGGCGCTGGAGGACATTGAGCAGCTCCTGCGCGGGCTCATGGCGCCCAAGGTCGAGGAGGTGGTGCTGGGGCGCGCGGAGGTGCGCGCCACCTTCGCCATCCCGCGCGTCGGCACCGTGGCGGGGTGCTACGTCGCCACGGGCCGGATGGTGCGCGGCGCCCAGGTGCGGCTGCTGCGCGACGGCGCCGTGGTCTACGAGGGGCGCATCGCCTCCCTGCGCCGCTTCAAGGAGGACGTGCGCGAGGTGCCGGAGGGGTTCGAGTGCGGCATCGGCCTGGAGCGCTTCCAGGACGTGAAGGTGGGGGACGTCATCGAGGCCTACGAGGTGCGGGAGGTCCCGGCGGCGTAG
- the rimP gene encoding ribosome maturation factor RimP yields MARERIAAQVEALARPIAARFGLEVADVELVGEGPRSVLRVLVEGPHGVTVEDCARVSEALSRQLDLHDPIPHAYTLEVASPGLDRPLRRDRDFQRFAGSLVEVRTVAPVEGQRTFRGRLLGLVEGQVVVRVGERTVRIPRAQVSQARLVVDEAAIKALLGEEKQGGAGRHER; encoded by the coding sequence ATGGCCCGGGAACGCATCGCAGCCCAGGTGGAGGCGCTGGCGCGGCCCATCGCCGCGCGCTTCGGCCTGGAGGTGGCCGACGTCGAACTCGTGGGCGAGGGGCCCCGGTCGGTGCTGCGCGTGCTGGTCGAGGGACCCCACGGCGTGACCGTGGAGGACTGCGCGCGGGTCTCGGAGGCGCTCTCCCGCCAGCTGGACCTGCACGACCCGATCCCGCACGCCTACACCCTGGAGGTGGCCTCGCCCGGGCTCGACCGGCCCCTGCGGCGGGACCGCGACTTCCAGCGCTTCGCCGGATCGCTGGTGGAGGTGCGGACCGTGGCCCCGGTGGAGGGGCAGCGCACCTTCCGGGGGCGCCTGCTGGGCCTGGTGGAGGGGCAGGTGGTGGTGCGGGTGGGGGAGCGCACTGTGCGCATCCCGCGCGCGCAGGTGAGCCAGGCCCGGCTGGTGGTGGACGAGGCCGCCATCAAGGCGTTGCTGGGCGAGGAGAAGCAGGGAGGCGCAGGCAGGCATGAACGGTGA
- a CDS encoding ParA family protein translates to MHPTYRVIALVNQKGGCGKTTSAVNLSASLALAGRKSLLVDLDPQANATVSVGVDPAALPQTIYHVLINEEVALREILTPTRVEGLWLAPASIDLAAAELELAARIGRENALRKKLLPVVEEFTYVILDTPPSLGLLTLNALVACDAVIIPIQTHYYALLGMRQLLRTLKMVRDEVGHQVEILGVLPTMYDARTNISKEILQGIRDFFEGKVFETTIHFNIKLVESSMAGVPLFVHEPESRGAKEYMALAREVMARETSETVAGASR, encoded by the coding sequence TTGCACCCCACGTACCGGGTCATCGCGCTGGTCAACCAGAAGGGCGGCTGCGGGAAGACCACCTCGGCCGTCAACCTGAGCGCCTCGCTGGCCCTCGCGGGCCGGAAGAGCCTCCTCGTCGACCTCGACCCCCAGGCCAACGCCACGGTGAGCGTGGGGGTCGACCCCGCCGCCCTGCCCCAGACCATCTACCACGTCCTGATCAACGAGGAGGTGGCCCTGCGGGAGATCCTCACGCCCACGCGGGTGGAGGGGCTGTGGCTCGCCCCCGCCTCCATCGACCTGGCGGCCGCCGAGCTGGAGCTGGCGGCGCGCATCGGCCGGGAGAACGCCCTGCGCAAGAAGCTCCTCCCGGTGGTGGAGGAGTTCACCTACGTCATCCTGGACACGCCGCCGTCGCTCGGGTTGCTCACCCTCAACGCGCTGGTGGCCTGCGACGCGGTGATCATCCCCATCCAGACCCACTACTACGCGCTGCTGGGGATGCGGCAGCTCCTGCGTACCCTCAAGATGGTGCGGGACGAGGTGGGCCACCAGGTGGAGATCCTGGGCGTGCTCCCGACGATGTACGACGCGCGGACGAACATCAGCAAGGAGATCCTCCAGGGGATCCGCGACTTCTTCGAGGGCAAGGTCTTCGAGACGACGATCCACTTCAACATCAAGCTGGTCGAGTCCTCGATGGCCGGCGTCCCGCTCTTCGTGCACGAGCCGGAGTCCCGCGGGGCCAAGGAGTACATGGCGCTGGCCCGGGAGGTCATGGCCCGGGAGACCTCCGAGACGGTGGCGGGGGCCTCCCGGTGA
- a CDS encoding YlxR family protein — translation MCVACRQMRPKRAMVRIVRTPAGEVRVDPTGKAAGRGAYVDLTAACVEEALRHRRLDHALEVPVPESVGAALRELLARPAPTPPKVIRIAAGQGAAGTARPGRPPRQGGR, via the coding sequence ATGTGTGTGGCCTGCCGCCAGATGCGGCCGAAGCGGGCCATGGTCCGCATCGTGCGGACGCCGGCGGGTGAGGTGCGGGTCGACCCCACCGGGAAGGCGGCCGGGCGCGGGGCGTACGTCGACCTGACGGCGGCGTGTGTGGAAGAGGCGCTGCGCCACCGACGGCTCGACCACGCCCTGGAGGTGCCGGTCCCCGAGTCGGTGGGGGCGGCGCTGCGGGAGCTGCTGGCGCGTCCGGCGCCGACGCCGCCAAAGGTGATCAGGATTGCCGCCGGGCAGGGCGCGGCCGGGACGGCGCGCCCGGGCCGCCCGCCGCGGCAGGGAGGCCGGTAG
- the asnS gene encoding asparagine--tRNA ligase: MSRPVVASPPCVAIEALPRHVGAEVEVRGWLHQRRSSGRIHFLVVRDGTGFVQVVLSRADLDAETFTRADHLPQESSLIVRGVVRADARAPGGVEVAGRSLTVVHGAEPYPITPKAHGIEFLMDHRHLWLRSQRQHAIMRVRAEVLRAATAYLEAAGYLRTDAPILTPAAVEGTTTLFATPYFDLGEAYLTQSGQLYLEATAMAFGRVYALGPTFRAERSKTRRHLTEFWMLEPEAAFADLEEIMALAEGLVCAVVAQVVEHRRAELLTLGRDLEALRRVQPPFPRLSYDEALARLAAAGKPVPWGEDLGGDEETVLAQQFDRPVFVHRYPARAKAFYMQPDPARPEVVLSMDLLAPEGYGEIIGGGQRIHDLDLLERRLEEHRLPRAAYAWYLDLRRYGSVPHAGFGLGVERTVAWICGLEHVREAIPFPRTITRLYP, encoded by the coding sequence ATGTCCCGACCGGTCGTGGCCTCACCGCCGTGCGTCGCCATCGAGGCGCTGCCCCGCCACGTGGGGGCGGAGGTGGAGGTGCGCGGCTGGCTCCACCAGCGGCGCAGCAGCGGCCGCATCCACTTCCTGGTCGTGCGGGACGGCACCGGGTTCGTCCAGGTGGTCCTCTCCCGCGCGGACCTGGACGCCGAGACCTTCACCCGGGCCGACCACCTCCCCCAGGAGAGCAGCCTGATCGTGCGCGGCGTGGTCCGCGCGGATGCGCGCGCGCCGGGCGGGGTGGAGGTGGCGGGCCGCAGCCTGACGGTCGTCCACGGGGCCGAGCCGTACCCGATCACCCCCAAGGCGCACGGCATCGAGTTCCTGATGGACCACCGCCACCTCTGGCTGCGCAGCCAGCGGCAGCACGCCATCATGCGCGTGCGGGCCGAGGTACTGCGGGCGGCCACCGCCTACCTGGAGGCGGCTGGCTACCTGCGCACCGACGCGCCCATCCTGACGCCGGCGGCGGTCGAGGGGACGACGACGCTCTTCGCCACCCCGTACTTCGACCTGGGGGAGGCCTACCTGACCCAGTCCGGCCAGCTCTACCTGGAAGCCACCGCCATGGCCTTCGGGCGGGTCTACGCGCTGGGGCCCACCTTCCGGGCGGAGCGCAGCAAGACCCGCCGCCACCTCACCGAGTTCTGGATGCTCGAACCGGAGGCCGCCTTCGCCGACCTGGAGGAGATCATGGCCCTGGCGGAGGGGCTGGTCTGTGCGGTGGTGGCGCAGGTGGTGGAGCACCGGCGGGCAGAGCTGCTGACCCTCGGGCGAGACCTCGAGGCGCTGCGGCGGGTGCAGCCGCCCTTCCCGCGCCTCAGCTACGACGAGGCGCTGGCCCGCCTGGCGGCGGCCGGCAAGCCGGTGCCCTGGGGCGAGGACCTCGGCGGCGACGAGGAGACGGTGCTGGCGCAACAGTTCGACCGTCCGGTCTTCGTCCACCGCTACCCGGCCCGGGCGAAGGCCTTCTACATGCAGCCCGACCCGGCCCGCCCCGAGGTCGTCCTCTCCATGGACCTGCTGGCCCCCGAAGGGTACGGGGAGATCATCGGTGGGGGCCAGCGCATCCACGACCTCGACCTGCTGGAGCGGCGCCTGGAGGAGCACCGCCTGCCCCGCGCGGCCTACGCCTGGTACCTGGACCTGCGCCGCTACGGGTCCGTCCCGCACGCCGGCTTCGGGCTGGGGGTCGAGCGCACGGTGGCCTGGATCTGCGGGCTGGAGCACGTGCGCGAGGCCATCCCCTTCCCACGCACCATCACCCGGCTGTACCCCTGA